Proteins encoded together in one Peribacillus asahii window:
- a CDS encoding acetyl-CoA C-acetyltransferase, translating into MGKTVIVSGVRTPIGKFNGGLGSLKASELGGIVIKEALERSGVPFDQVDEVIMGNVLQAGQGQIPSRQAARAAGLPWDIKTETINKVCASGLRSVTLADQIIRSGDEEVIVAGGMESMSNAPYFIPKARWGLRMGDAELKDSMTHDGLSCSFTGVSMGTYGDQSAEEFKLSREAQDEWAYRSHQKSIEAIEGGIFREEIVPVEVPVRKGQPILIEKDESPRKDTSLEVLAKLAPAFNKEGTITAGNAPSVNDGAGALVLMSEERAMKEGKTPFAYIVGHAELSMEAKDFPKSPGLVINKLLEKTGKSLEEIDLFEINEAFAAVALITEEIAKVDPEKVNVNGGAVALGHPIGASGARIIITLMHELKRRGGGLGIAAICSGGGQGDAVLIEVPKQD; encoded by the coding sequence ATGGGTAAAACAGTCATTGTGAGTGGAGTTCGAACACCAATTGGAAAGTTTAACGGTGGATTAGGCAGTTTAAAGGCGTCAGAACTTGGCGGAATTGTAATTAAAGAAGCGCTTGAGAGATCAGGTGTACCTTTTGATCAAGTAGATGAAGTCATTATGGGAAATGTATTACAGGCAGGGCAAGGTCAAATTCCGTCCCGTCAAGCTGCTCGTGCTGCGGGCCTTCCTTGGGATATTAAAACAGAGACGATTAATAAAGTGTGTGCTTCGGGCCTTCGAAGTGTTACACTAGCCGATCAAATTATTCGCTCTGGGGATGAGGAAGTGATTGTGGCAGGTGGTATGGAATCGATGAGCAATGCTCCGTACTTCATTCCAAAAGCGAGATGGGGTTTACGCATGGGCGATGCTGAATTAAAAGATTCAATGACTCATGACGGATTAAGCTGCAGCTTTACGGGTGTATCTATGGGGACATATGGAGACCAATCGGCAGAGGAATTCAAGCTATCCCGCGAGGCTCAGGACGAATGGGCATATCGCAGCCATCAAAAATCCATTGAGGCTATAGAAGGCGGCATCTTTAGAGAAGAGATTGTACCTGTTGAAGTTCCGGTCCGCAAAGGCCAACCGATTTTGATTGAAAAGGATGAGTCACCTAGAAAGGATACTTCACTTGAAGTTTTAGCTAAATTAGCACCGGCTTTTAATAAAGAAGGAACAATTACAGCAGGGAACGCTCCAAGTGTGAATGATGGAGCAGGTGCTCTTGTATTGATGAGTGAAGAACGGGCAATGAAAGAAGGAAAAACGCCTTTTGCTTATATTGTTGGTCATGCTGAGTTATCAATGGAAGCAAAGGATTTCCCAAAATCACCGGGCCTTGTCATCAATAAGCTATTAGAGAAAACAGGAAAATCTTTAGAGGAAATTGACTTGTTTGAGATCAATGAAGCCTTTGCAGCAGTGGCACTTATTACTGAGGAGATTGCAAAGGTTGATCCAGAGAAAGTGAATGTCAATGGAGGGGCCGTTGCACTAGGTCATCCGATTGGAGCAAGTGGCGCCAGAATTATTATCACCCTTATGCATGAACTAAAGCGTCGTGGCGGCGGGTTAGGAATTGCAGCGATTTGCAGCGGTGGCGGTCAAGGGGATGCTGTTTTAATTGAAGTACCAAAACAAGATTAA
- the cls gene encoding cardiolipin synthase produces MEIARTIAFIIFIILILLWIDYKWGQAQHRKKTKKKTYPLRRSNIKIFNSGPKLFYDLFTEIEHAQKHIHILFYIIKNDQFSQQFVALLKQKAESNVEVRLLVDWVGAHKLSKKIIRELKQSGVHFSYCFKPRFPFFFYTLQRRNHRKITVIDGKIGYLGGLNIAKEYVNQDNKLNPWRDYHIKIKGEAVQDVQSTFLTDWYMATKEDLRIHPHYFPPLSPGTQKQQLIVTDGWGVEGIFLDLIDQAEEKIVIGTPYFIPSKRLFNKLRQALHKGVALTIIVPKTTDHILVKEASYRYFRVLEKEGATILQFHRGFYHAKVMLIDDQISDIGTSNFDKRSLFLNSEINALLFDSISIEQTKKYVEVDITESAPINEKAYKKPNAFHKLKEAIAFYLSPFL; encoded by the coding sequence TTGGAAATTGCTAGAACGATAGCCTTCATCATCTTCATCATACTTATTCTATTGTGGATTGATTATAAGTGGGGCCAAGCACAACATCGAAAAAAAACGAAGAAAAAAACGTATCCGCTACGTCGAAGCAATATCAAAATTTTTAATTCAGGACCAAAGCTGTTCTATGACTTATTTACAGAAATCGAACATGCACAAAAACATATTCATATTTTGTTTTATATTATTAAAAATGATCAGTTCAGTCAGCAATTCGTTGCGCTTTTAAAACAAAAGGCCGAAAGCAATGTGGAAGTTCGTTTGTTAGTAGACTGGGTAGGTGCCCATAAACTGTCTAAAAAAATTATTCGGGAATTAAAACAAAGCGGCGTACATTTTTCCTATTGCTTCAAACCGCGATTTCCGTTCTTTTTTTATACATTACAAAGACGGAACCATAGAAAAATTACCGTAATTGATGGGAAAATTGGATATCTAGGTGGATTAAATATTGCAAAAGAATATGTCAATCAAGATAACAAGCTAAATCCTTGGCGAGATTATCATATAAAAATAAAGGGTGAAGCTGTCCAGGATGTGCAAAGTACATTTTTAACCGATTGGTACATGGCTACGAAAGAGGATTTACGCATACATCCACATTATTTTCCACCACTTTCGCCTGGTACCCAAAAACAGCAGCTAATCGTAACAGATGGCTGGGGAGTAGAAGGAATATTCCTGGATCTTATTGACCAGGCAGAAGAAAAAATCGTGATTGGTACGCCTTACTTTATTCCAAGTAAAAGATTATTTAATAAACTAAGACAAGCGCTTCATAAAGGCGTTGCTCTAACGATTATTGTTCCGAAAACAACGGACCATATTTTGGTTAAAGAAGCCTCCTATCGGTATTTTCGTGTATTAGAAAAAGAAGGAGCCACCATTTTACAATTTCATAGAGGTTTCTATCATGCAAAAGTGATGCTGATTGATGATCAAATCAGCGATATCGGAACATCCAATTTCGATAAGCGAAGTTTATTTTTAAATAGTGAAATTAATGCTTTACTATTCGATTCCATATCGATTGAACAGACCAAAAAGTATGTAGAAGTCGACATTACTGAATCCGCTCCAATTAATGAGAAAGCTTATAAAAAACCTAATGCATTTCACAAGTTAAAAGAAGCAATCGCCTTTTACTTATCACCCTTTTTATAA
- a CDS encoding 3-hydroxybutyryl-CoA dehydrogenase — protein sequence MAIKRIMVIGAGQMGSGIAQVCAMGGYQVILHDLQEAFVEKGLATITKNLARQVEKEKITAELRDATLSRLTPSTDLQNAANVDLVIEAAVENMEIKSKLFTELDQIAPEHAILATNTSSLPITEIAAVTKRPTQVIGMHFMNPVPVMKLVEIIRGLATADEVYVAIEEMAKSLGKTPVEVNDAPGFISNRILLPMINEAIYALYEGVATKEAIDDVMKLGMNHPMGPLTLADFIGLDTCLYIMETLHEGFGDDKYRPCPLLRKYVKAGWYGKKSGRGFYEYN from the coding sequence ATGGCAATTAAAAGAATAATGGTCATTGGAGCGGGGCAAATGGGTTCAGGTATTGCCCAAGTATGTGCAATGGGTGGCTATCAGGTTATTCTACACGACTTACAAGAAGCTTTTGTAGAAAAAGGTCTAGCTACTATCACAAAAAATCTAGCTCGCCAAGTAGAAAAGGAAAAGATTACTGCAGAATTGCGAGATGCAACTTTATCAAGATTAACGCCATCAACTGATCTGCAAAATGCAGCAAATGTTGATTTAGTTATTGAAGCAGCTGTAGAAAATATGGAAATTAAGTCAAAGTTGTTTACGGAGTTAGATCAAATTGCTCCAGAACATGCTATTTTAGCAACGAATACATCATCATTACCAATTACAGAGATTGCAGCTGTAACAAAGCGTCCAACTCAAGTGATTGGCATGCATTTTATGAATCCAGTTCCAGTTATGAAGTTGGTAGAGATTATTCGCGGGCTGGCAACTGCTGATGAAGTATATGTGGCGATTGAAGAAATGGCTAAATCATTAGGGAAGACTCCGGTGGAAGTAAATGATGCTCCTGGATTTATATCGAACCGTATTTTGCTGCCAATGATTAATGAAGCGATTTATGCCTTATATGAAGGAGTAGCGACAAAAGAAGCTATTGATGATGTCATGAAACTTGGGATGAATCATCCAATGGGGCCGTTAACGCTTGCTGATTTTATTGGCTTAGATACATGTCTATACATTATGGAAACATTGCACGAAGGCTTCGGTGATGATAAATATCGTCCATGTCCATTGCTGCGTAAATATGTAAAAGCAGGCTGGTATGGCAAGAAATCAGGACGTGGCTTTTACGAGTATAACTAA
- the uvsE gene encoding UV DNA damage repair endonuclease UvsE, giving the protein MKIRFGYVANATCLWEASPAKTLTFKRFTTLGQEEGLSKLLNVTKQNIENTRRILYYNTAHQIELYRLSSSIVPLATHPDIEWDFVTPFEQEWKELGDWITQHALRVSFHPNQFTLFTSPQPHITKNAVKDMTFHYRMLEAMGIEKQSYINIHVGGAYGDKIAATARFHENLKQLPQQVKAQMTLENDDKTYTALETFHICQKEQIPLVFDYHHHMANLCEVPLTDLLYDVFSTWKHTNVVPKIHISSPKSETAFRSHADFVDIEFLKPLFKALQELGQDVDFMIEAKMKDQAMLQLVEDITKIRGVKRVSGGSVIWK; this is encoded by the coding sequence ATGAAAATCCGCTTCGGTTATGTGGCCAATGCTACTTGTTTATGGGAGGCCTCCCCTGCTAAAACTTTGACCTTTAAGCGATTCACAACTCTAGGTCAAGAAGAAGGGCTGTCAAAACTGCTTAACGTGACGAAGCAAAATATCGAAAATACACGGCGTATTTTATATTACAATACCGCTCATCAAATCGAACTCTATCGTCTTTCGAGTTCAATTGTTCCATTAGCGACACATCCTGATATTGAGTGGGATTTTGTCACTCCGTTTGAACAAGAATGGAAGGAGCTCGGCGATTGGATTACACAGCATGCTTTGCGTGTTAGCTTCCACCCTAATCAATTTACGCTGTTTACAAGTCCGCAGCCCCACATAACAAAAAATGCAGTAAAAGATATGACCTTTCATTATCGAATGCTTGAAGCAATGGGCATAGAAAAGCAGTCCTATATCAATATTCATGTCGGCGGCGCCTATGGGGATAAGATTGCAGCTACTGCTCGTTTTCATGAAAATCTAAAACAGCTTCCCCAACAAGTAAAAGCGCAGATGACATTAGAAAATGACGATAAAACGTATACCGCACTCGAAACGTTCCATATTTGTCAGAAGGAACAAATTCCACTTGTATTTGACTATCATCATCATATGGCCAATTTATGTGAGGTGCCGCTTACAGACTTACTTTATGATGTTTTTTCCACTTGGAAGCATACGAATGTAGTACCGAAAATTCATATTTCTTCTCCAAAATCAGAAACAGCCTTTCGCTCACATGCTGATTTTGTGGATATTGAGTTTCTTAAGCCCTTATTCAAAGCTTTACAAGAACTTGGACAAGATGTGGATTTCATGATTGAGGCTAAAATGAAGGATCAAGCGATGCTGCAGTTAGTTGAAGACATAACTAAAATTCGCGGTGTTAAAAGAGTAAGCGGCGGCAGTGTTATATGGAAATAG
- a CDS encoding acyl-CoA dehydrogenase, producing MQFKLTEEHEMIRKMVRDFALNEVAPTAAERDEEERFDREIFDKMAELGLTGIPWPEQYGGIGSDYLAYCIAIEELSRVCASTGVTLSAHTSLAGWPIYKFGSEEQKQKYLRPMAQGEKIGGYGLTEPGSGSDAGGMRTTAKLVGDEYILNGSKIFITNGGIADTYVVFALTDPESKQKGTSAFIVEKDFPGFSVGKKEQKLGIRSSPTTEIIFEDCRVPKENLLGQEGEGFKIAMMTLDGGRNGIAAQAVGIAQGAMDAATDYAKERVQFGKPIALQQGIGFKLAEMATNIEAARLLTYQAAWLESEGLPYGKESAMSKLFAGDTAMKVTTEAVQVFGGYGYTKDYPVERYMRDAKITQIYEGTQEIQKLVISRMVTK from the coding sequence ATGCAATTTAAATTAACAGAAGAACATGAAATGATTAGAAAAATGGTTCGCGATTTTGCGTTAAATGAAGTAGCGCCAACAGCAGCTGAGCGTGATGAAGAAGAGCGTTTTGATCGTGAAATTTTTGATAAAATGGCGGAGCTTGGTTTAACAGGTATTCCTTGGCCAGAACAGTACGGCGGTATCGGCAGCGATTATTTAGCATACTGTATTGCAATTGAAGAACTATCAAGAGTATGTGCTTCTACAGGTGTTACACTATCTGCACATACATCACTTGCAGGTTGGCCAATTTATAAATTTGGCTCTGAAGAACAAAAACAAAAATATTTACGTCCAATGGCGCAAGGTGAAAAAATTGGTGGGTACGGTTTAACAGAACCAGGTTCAGGTTCAGATGCAGGCGGCATGAGAACAACAGCTAAACTAGTTGGCGATGAATATATTTTAAATGGCTCTAAAATCTTTATCACAAATGGTGGTATTGCGGATACATATGTAGTGTTTGCACTAACAGATCCAGAATCTAAACAAAAAGGAACAAGTGCATTTATCGTTGAAAAAGACTTCCCAGGCTTCAGCGTAGGGAAAAAAGAACAAAAATTAGGTATTCGTTCGTCTCCAACAACAGAAATCATTTTTGAAGATTGCCGTGTACCAAAAGAAAACTTACTAGGGCAAGAAGGTGAAGGGTTCAAAATTGCGATGATGACACTTGATGGCGGTCGTAATGGGATTGCTGCTCAAGCAGTTGGAATCGCACAAGGAGCAATGGATGCTGCAACGGATTACGCGAAAGAGCGTGTTCAATTTGGAAAGCCAATTGCTCTTCAACAAGGAATTGGTTTCAAATTAGCAGAGATGGCAACAAACATTGAAGCAGCTAGACTATTAACATACCAAGCTGCATGGTTAGAATCTGAAGGTCTACCATACGGGAAAGAATCTGCGATGTCTAAACTGTTTGCAGGTGACACAGCAATGAAAGTAACAACAGAGGCTGTTCAAGTATTCGGCGGCTATGGTTATACAAAAGATTATCCAGTAGAGCGCTATATGCGTGATGCGAAAATCACTCAAATTTATGAAGGAACACAAGAAATTCAAAAGCTTGTTATCTCTAGAATGGTTACAAAATAA
- the argS gene encoding arginine--tRNA ligase: MNVVEQVQAKLKEEIKAAVLKAGLATEEQLPDVILELPKDKANGDYSTNMAMRLTKTAKKAPKMIAEELIANFDQSKASIEKIEIAGPGFINFYMNNSYLTELIPVILEAKDAYGASDFGKGEKIQVEFVSANPTGDLHLGHARGAAVGDSLCNVLAKAGYDVSREYYINDAGNQINNLALSVEARYFQALGIDKEMPADGYHGEDIIGIGKKLAEEFGDKYVNVDEQERFDFFREYGLKYEMAKLKQDLENFRVGFDVWYSETSLYQDGKIDAALAVLKENGHIYEQDGATWFRSTELGDDKDRVLIKQDGSYTYLTPDIAYHRNKLERGFETLINIWGADHHGYIPRMKAAIEALGYNREQLEVEIIQLVHLYKNGEKMKMSKRTGKAVTMRDLIDEVGLDATRYFFAMRSADTHMDFDLDLAVSQSNDNPVYYAQYAHARISSILRSGAEQGISFEGVTDFTAVSSEKEIELLKKLGEFPQAIAEAADKRMPHRITNYIFDLASTFHSFYNAEKVLDADQLDRSKARLALVKSVQITLKNALALIGVSAPEKM, from the coding sequence ATGAACGTTGTAGAACAAGTGCAAGCAAAGTTAAAAGAAGAAATTAAAGCAGCTGTCTTAAAAGCTGGCCTAGCAACAGAAGAACAACTGCCAGATGTTATTTTAGAATTGCCAAAAGATAAAGCAAATGGTGATTATTCAACCAATATGGCGATGCGCCTAACAAAGACTGCAAAAAAAGCACCAAAAATGATTGCGGAAGAATTAATTGCGAACTTCGATCAATCTAAAGCATCGATTGAAAAAATTGAAATTGCGGGCCCAGGTTTTATTAACTTTTATATGAATAATTCATATTTAACGGAGCTTATTCCGGTTATTCTTGAAGCGAAGGATGCTTACGGTGCAAGCGATTTTGGAAAGGGCGAGAAAATTCAGGTAGAATTTGTTTCGGCAAACCCAACTGGTGATCTACACCTAGGACATGCTCGCGGGGCAGCTGTAGGGGATTCATTATGTAATGTGTTAGCGAAAGCAGGCTATGATGTATCTCGTGAATACTACATTAATGATGCTGGGAATCAAATTAATAACTTAGCTCTTTCAGTAGAAGCGCGTTATTTCCAAGCGTTAGGCATCGATAAAGAAATGCCTGCCGATGGTTACCATGGGGAAGATATTATCGGGATTGGGAAAAAGCTTGCTGAGGAGTTTGGCGACAAGTATGTGAATGTGGATGAACAAGAACGTTTCGATTTCTTCCGTGAGTACGGTTTAAAATATGAAATGGCTAAATTAAAGCAGGACCTTGAAAACTTCCGTGTCGGTTTTGATGTATGGTATTCAGAAACATCTCTTTACCAAGATGGAAAAATTGATGCTGCACTAGCTGTCCTAAAAGAAAATGGTCATATTTATGAGCAAGATGGAGCAACTTGGTTCCGTTCAACGGAGCTTGGTGACGATAAAGACCGCGTGTTAATTAAACAAGATGGTTCTTATACGTATTTAACACCAGATATTGCTTACCACCGCAATAAATTAGAGCGCGGTTTTGAAACATTAATTAATATTTGGGGAGCGGACCATCACGGGTATATCCCGCGTATGAAAGCGGCTATTGAAGCGCTAGGATACAATCGCGAGCAGCTTGAAGTGGAAATTATTCAGCTTGTACATTTATATAAAAACGGCGAGAAAATGAAAATGAGTAAACGTACAGGTAAAGCCGTGACGATGCGTGATTTAATTGATGAAGTCGGTTTAGATGCAACGCGCTACTTCTTTGCAATGAGAAGTGCCGATACGCATATGGATTTTGACTTGGATCTAGCTGTTTCTCAATCAAATGACAACCCAGTATACTATGCACAATATGCGCATGCTCGTATTTCAAGTATTTTGCGTTCAGGTGCTGAACAAGGCATTAGCTTTGAAGGAGTTACGGATTTCACTGCGGTTTCTTCTGAAAAAGAAATTGAACTGTTGAAAAAGCTAGGAGAATTCCCTCAAGCTATTGCAGAAGCAGCGGATAAACGGATGCCTCACCGCATCACGAACTATATTTTTGACTTAGCATCTACATTCCACAGTTTCTATAATGCGGAGAAAGTATTAGATGCAGATCAGTTGGACAGAAGTAAAGCACGCTTAGCGCTTGTTAAATCTGTTCAAATTACATTGAAAAATGCCCTAGCACTAATCGGCGTATCTGCACCAGAGAAGATGTAA
- a CDS encoding acyl-CoA dehydrogenase: MKLQFTEEQQMMRNMVRDFAREHISPFVANMENGEFPREVLYKMGELGLMGIPIPEKYGGAEMDFMSYIIAIHEISKVSPTIGVILSVHTSVGTNPIVYFGTEEQKQHYVPKLASGEWLGAFCLTEPGAGSDAASLKTKAVKEGDFYRINGSKVFITNGGEADVYIVFASTDPAKGSKGISAFIVEKGTPGLVFGKDEHKMGLHGSRTLQLSFEDMRIPKANLLGQEGEGFKIAMANLDVGRIGIAAQALGIAEGAYQHAVQYAKERIQFGKPIAMQQGIGFKLADMATAIEASRLLIYQAASLRAQGLPCSKQASMAKLFASKTAVEVTTEAIQVFGGYGYTKEYPVERYFRDAKVTEIYEGTSEIQRIVISKHL, encoded by the coding sequence ATGAAATTGCAATTTACGGAAGAGCAACAAATGATGCGGAATATGGTCCGTGATTTTGCTAGAGAACATATTTCTCCATTTGTAGCAAACATGGAAAATGGCGAATTTCCGCGCGAGGTTTTGTACAAAATGGGGGAGCTTGGTTTGATGGGTATTCCCATCCCGGAGAAATACGGCGGGGCTGAAATGGATTTCATGTCCTATATTATTGCGATTCATGAGATTTCAAAAGTAAGCCCAACAATCGGCGTTATTCTCTCTGTACATACGTCAGTTGGTACAAATCCAATTGTTTATTTTGGTACGGAAGAGCAAAAGCAACACTATGTACCGAAGCTTGCTTCAGGTGAGTGGCTTGGCGCTTTTTGTTTAACCGAACCGGGTGCAGGCTCAGATGCTGCAAGTTTGAAAACGAAAGCGGTAAAGGAGGGGGATTTTTACCGCATTAATGGTTCGAAAGTGTTTATCACAAACGGCGGAGAGGCTGATGTATACATTGTTTTTGCTTCGACTGATCCGGCCAAGGGCAGCAAGGGGATTTCGGCCTTTATTGTGGAAAAAGGGACACCTGGTCTAGTCTTTGGTAAAGATGAACACAAGATGGGACTTCATGGTTCAAGAACGCTGCAACTATCGTTTGAAGATATGCGAATTCCTAAAGCGAATTTACTTGGTCAAGAAGGAGAAGGGTTCAAAATTGCCATGGCGAACCTTGATGTCGGGCGAATTGGGATTGCTGCTCAGGCGCTTGGGATTGCCGAAGGAGCCTATCAACACGCTGTACAATATGCAAAAGAGCGCATTCAATTTGGAAAACCAATTGCTATGCAGCAGGGCATTGGCTTTAAGCTAGCTGATATGGCGACAGCAATCGAAGCATCTAGACTACTAATCTATCAAGCTGCATCTCTGCGCGCACAAGGGCTGCCATGCAGCAAGCAAGCTTCGATGGCAAAGCTGTTTGCTTCTAAAACAGCGGTGGAAGTGACAACTGAAGCTATTCAAGTGTTTGGTGGTTATGGATATACGAAAGAATATCCTGTGGAACGTTATTTCCGTGATGCAAAAGTAACAGAAATTTATGAAGGAACAAGTGAAATTCAACGAATAGTTATTAGTAAACATCTATAA
- a CDS encoding heterodisulfide reductase-related iron-sulfur binding cluster, translated as MNGLLWINLIATLLVTAYGVSLFVYLLKTRTAYVKLGKKVEFDNRVKERLEKVKINVFGQKKLFKDKKSGIIHLFLFYGFILVQFGAIDFIIKGIKPGAHLPLGPVYPIFTFFEEIVTLAVLIAIFAAFYRRYIEKLVRLKRGFKSGLVVIFIMGIMITVLLGNGMAMIWHGHEAAWSEPVASSIAFLFGWMGETAAITVFYIAWWLHLLIILTFLVYIPQSKHFHLIAGPLNVYLNRLDNPGKLKAINFEEEPEDEEAEVYYGAKRIEDFTQLQLVDLYACVECGRCTNMCPATGTGKMLSPMDIIVKMRDHLTNTGAVVTGKQPWVPTFVFGNAEGNQLAAAAANSIGAQESAAAAEVYSRSLIGEVITEEELWSCTTCRNCEDQCPVMNEHVDKIIDMRRYLVLTEGKLDPDAQRAMTNIERQGNPWGLNRKEKEDWRELRDDVHVPTVKEAKKAGEEFEYLFWVGSMGSYDSRSQKIALSFAKLLNEAGVKFAILGNKEKNSGDTPRRLGNEFLFQELASNNIAEFEKNEVKKIVTIDPHAFNIFKNEYPDFGLEAEVYHHTELLAKLVQEGKLVPKYEVNEKITFHDSCYLGRYNEVYDPPREILKSIPGVTLVEMERKRETGMCCGAGGGLMWMEEETGHRINVARTEQALAVNPSVISSGCPFCLTMLSDGTKAKEVEENVKTYDVAELLEKSIIGESTTLVS; from the coding sequence ATGAATGGCTTACTGTGGATTAACTTAATTGCTACTCTACTTGTAACCGCTTACGGGGTAAGTTTGTTTGTCTACTTGTTAAAGACACGAACGGCTTATGTGAAGCTCGGTAAGAAAGTAGAATTTGACAATCGTGTAAAAGAACGACTCGAAAAAGTTAAAATCAACGTTTTTGGGCAAAAAAAGCTATTCAAGGATAAAAAGAGTGGTATCATTCATCTTTTTCTTTTCTATGGATTTATTCTTGTTCAATTTGGCGCGATTGATTTCATTATTAAAGGAATTAAGCCAGGGGCTCATTTGCCATTGGGGCCTGTGTATCCAATCTTCACTTTCTTTGAAGAGATTGTTACGCTAGCAGTGCTTATCGCTATTTTTGCTGCTTTTTATCGTCGTTATATTGAAAAGCTAGTTCGTTTAAAACGAGGGTTCAAATCAGGCTTAGTTGTTATTTTTATCATGGGGATTATGATTACAGTTTTACTAGGAAATGGAATGGCAATGATCTGGCATGGGCATGAAGCTGCATGGTCAGAACCTGTTGCTTCCAGTATTGCTTTTTTGTTTGGCTGGATGGGTGAAACTGCGGCTATTACAGTTTTCTACATAGCTTGGTGGTTGCATCTGCTTATTATTTTAACGTTCCTAGTATATATTCCACAATCTAAGCACTTCCATTTGATTGCTGGACCGTTGAATGTATATTTGAATCGTTTAGATAATCCAGGAAAGTTGAAAGCGATTAATTTTGAGGAAGAACCAGAAGATGAAGAAGCGGAAGTGTATTACGGTGCGAAACGCATTGAAGATTTTACGCAACTTCAACTTGTTGATTTATATGCTTGTGTAGAATGCGGGCGCTGTACAAATATGTGTCCGGCAACAGGAACAGGAAAAATGCTGTCTCCGATGGATATCATTGTTAAAATGCGTGATCATTTAACGAATACAGGAGCTGTTGTAACAGGTAAACAGCCGTGGGTTCCAACTTTTGTTTTTGGAAACGCAGAAGGAAACCAATTGGCAGCAGCAGCAGCAAATTCAATTGGTGCTCAAGAATCAGCTGCAGCAGCAGAAGTATATTCAAGGAGCTTAATTGGTGAGGTTATTACAGAAGAAGAGCTTTGGTCATGTACAACATGCCGAAACTGTGAGGATCAATGTCCTGTTATGAATGAGCATGTAGATAAAATCATTGATATGCGCCGTTATCTAGTGTTAACGGAAGGTAAGTTAGATCCAGATGCACAGCGTGCGATGACGAACATCGAGCGTCAAGGGAATCCGTGGGGCTTAAACCGTAAGGAAAAAGAAGACTGGAGAGAGCTGCGTGACGATGTTCATGTACCGACTGTGAAAGAAGCGAAGAAAGCTGGCGAAGAATTCGAATATTTATTCTGGGTTGGCTCTATGGGCTCTTACGATAGCCGGAGTCAAAAGATTGCCCTTTCTTTTGCGAAACTACTAAATGAAGCGGGAGTAAAGTTTGCTATTTTAGGAAATAAAGAGAAAAACTCAGGTGATACTCCACGCCGTTTAGGAAACGAGTTCTTATTCCAAGAACTTGCAAGCAATAATATTGCTGAGTTTGAGAAGAATGAAGTGAAGAAAATCGTAACGATTGATCCTCACGCTTTTAATATTTTCAAAAATGAGTACCCAGATTTCGGTTTAGAGGCAGAAGTCTATCATCATACTGAACTATTAGCGAAGCTTGTTCAAGAAGGGAAACTTGTACCGAAGTATGAAGTAAACGAGAAGATTACATTCCATGATTCTTGTTACTTAGGTCGTTACAATGAGGTCTATGACCCGCCAAGGGAGATTTTAAAATCGATTCCAGGTGTTACGCTTGTTGAAATGGAGCGGAAACGTGAAACAGGTATGTGCTGTGGTGCAGGCGGCGGTTTAATGTGGATGGAAGAAGAAACAGGACACCGTATTAATGTTGCTCGTACTGAGCAGGCTTTAGCGGTTAATCCATCAGTTATTAGTTCTGGATGTCCATTCTGTTTAACAATGTTGTCTGATGGAACAAAAGCAAAAGAAGTCGAAGAAAATGTAAAAACGTATGATGTAGCAGAATTATTAGAAAAATCCATCATTGGTGAATCCACAACTTTAGTGTCTTAA
- a CDS encoding DUF1934 domain-containing protein → MSLHHINKQKVKVTLQTKITFGQDTETYELITFGTSVYKGDTLYIQYTEENEAGSTNTTVKHKENETLLLRSGVFKMRQVFRLNELTDGYYESIYGRLGTQTKTKVRSYHWDEQAREGKLMLRYTLQMQGSEPGQYEMKISYKEETAK, encoded by the coding sequence TTGTCTCTTCATCATATAAATAAACAAAAAGTTAAAGTAACTCTCCAAACGAAAATCACGTTTGGTCAAGATACAGAAACGTATGAACTCATTACCTTTGGGACAAGTGTGTACAAAGGAGATACGTTATACATTCAATATACTGAAGAAAACGAAGCGGGTTCGACAAATACAACGGTTAAGCATAAAGAAAATGAAACATTACTGCTTAGAAGCGGTGTGTTTAAAATGCGTCAAGTATTTCGTTTAAACGAATTAACAGACGGCTACTATGAAAGTATATATGGCCGGCTTGGAACGCAGACGAAAACGAAAGTACGCAGTTATCATTGGGATGAACAAGCAAGAGAAGGGAAGCTTATGTTGCGTTATACATTACAGATGCAAGGAAGCGAGCCTGGGCAATATGAGATGAAGATTTCTTATAAGGAGGAAACAGCGAAATGA